The proteins below are encoded in one region of Aestuariivirga litoralis:
- the fdhD gene encoding formate dehydrogenase accessory sulfurtransferase FdhD: MIAEASISASGLLNGAAATWLVPEEVPVAILLNSNSYAVMMATPADLEDFALGFVLSEGIVAHHSHVKGILLLQQPEGYSVDVAIDEAHLLRDAYVKRNMEGRIGCGLCGVAELSDALRMPRDKVKPVPLAAAAVAMAFDALPEHQPMNAANHSVHAAAFCSVDGSILLAREDVGRHNALDKVIGAMARKAQVPDDGFVLMSSRCSSELVQKCARVGLGALATLSAPTAFALSLARQAGISLASRAPQGIMMFGV; encoded by the coding sequence GTGATTGCGGAAGCATCCATTTCCGCCAGCGGGCTTCTGAACGGCGCAGCCGCAACATGGCTGGTGCCGGAAGAAGTGCCGGTGGCCATTCTGCTCAATTCCAATTCCTATGCCGTGATGATGGCAACGCCTGCGGACCTTGAAGATTTCGCGTTGGGTTTTGTGTTGAGCGAAGGCATCGTGGCGCATCATTCGCATGTGAAGGGCATCCTGCTGTTGCAACAGCCCGAAGGTTACAGTGTTGATGTGGCCATCGATGAGGCTCATCTGCTGCGCGATGCCTATGTGAAGCGCAATATGGAAGGCCGCATAGGTTGCGGCTTGTGCGGCGTGGCCGAACTTTCTGACGCTCTACGCATGCCGCGTGACAAGGTGAAGCCTGTGCCGCTGGCGGCGGCGGCGGTGGCGATGGCGTTTGATGCGCTGCCCGAGCACCAGCCTATGAATGCGGCCAATCATTCGGTGCACGCCGCAGCTTTTTGCTCCGTGGACGGATCAATTCTACTGGCGCGCGAAGATGTGGGCCGGCACAATGCGCTGGACAAGGTGATCGGCGCCATGGCGCGCAAGGCCCAAGTGCCGGATGATGGCTTTGTGCTGATGTCGTCGCGCTGTTCGTCGGAACTGGTACAGAAATGTGCTCGCGTGGGCCTCGGCGCCCTCGCCACGCTTTCCGCACCTACCGCTTTTGCTTTATCGCTGGCCAGACAGGCTGGTATCAGTTTGGCCTCGCGCGCGCCGCAGGGCATCATGATGTTTGGAGTTTGA
- a CDS encoding formate dehydrogenase subunit delta, translated as MEQQDMIRMANQIASFFRGYGTDEAKKEISSHLNNFWEPRMREQFFKHLDSGGAGFDPLVLEAAKLVRKPDNHNSNMREPVDHKSGLPMEPKES; from the coding sequence ATGGAACAGCAAGACATGATCCGCATGGCGAACCAGATCGCCAGCTTCTTCAGGGGCTATGGCACCGATGAGGCCAAGAAGGAGATCTCGTCGCATCTCAATAATTTCTGGGAGCCCCGGATGCGCGAACAGTTTTTCAAGCATCTCGACAGCGGTGGTGCTGGTTTTGATCCGCTGGTGCTGGAAGCCGCCAAGCTGGTGCGCAAGCCCGACAATCATAACTCCAACATGCGCGAGCCGGTGGACCACAAATCAGGTCTGCCGATGGAGCCCAAGGAATCTTGA